The genomic interval CACCGGCATGGCGGGGCGGTGCAGGTCGAACAGCAGCAGCAGGCTCGCGGTGTGGCGGCCCACGCCGGGCAGGGCTTCCAGGGCGCGCCGGGCGGGGTCGTCGCCCAGGCCGGTCAGGAACGCCAGGGACAGCAGGTGGTCCGGCGGGTGCGCCTCCAGGGCGCTCAGCAGGCCGTGCAGGCTGATGGCCTTGCTGCGGTGCAGGCCGCCGCCGGCTGCCCTGAGGGTCGCTTCGATGCCGTCCGGGCCGTCCAGCACGGCCGCCTCCCAGCGGGGGTAGGCGTCTTGCAGGGCCCGGTACTGCCGGTCGGCGGCCGCGCGGGTGTTCTGCTGGCCGAGGATGGTGCGGATCAGGGCGCCGAGCAGTTCGGCCGGTCGGGCGCGCGGGACCGCCGGGCCGCCACTGAGGTGGTCTTGCACGAGGCGGCGCGTCACCTCGCTCAGCGTGTCGGGAACGGTGAACTCTTCGGGCGGCCGGGGCATCCCTTCACACTAGGGACTGCAGGCGTGCGCAACCGTGGGCGGCGTGTCAGTAGGGCAGACCCGCCAGGCGCAGCAGTTCCTGCCGGACGAGCGCCGCGTCGTTCGGGCGGGCCTCCCGGTCGGCGCGGATCAGCGAGAGGTACAGCGGTTGCAGCGGGTCAAGGGTGTGCGGGTGCGGTTCGTCGGTGTCAGCCAGGAAGCCGTGAATGCCCCAGCCGAGCAGCACGCCCACGCCGTACAGGTCGCTTTCAGGGCCGAGCGGTTCGCCGCGCGCTGCCTCGGGGCTCTGGAAGGCGGCGGTGCCCATGCGCATGGGTGCGTCGAAGGTTTCGAAGGCGGGGCCGGACAGGTCGAAGTCCACGAGTTTTGCGCTGCCGTCCTCCTCGACCATGATGTTCTCCGGTTTGATGTCGCGGTGCACCACGCCCCGCCCGTGCAGGTACCCCAGGGCGTCCAGGAGGTGCGCCATGGTGAGCAGGAACGCGCGGCGTTCGTGCTGCACGGCAGGGCGCTGCGTGTAACGGCGGAACATCACCTCTCCGCGCGCCAGGGTGCTGATCAGTGCCGGTTGTTCCTCTACGGTGGCCCGGTCGATCACGCGCACGAGGCGCGGGTGCAGCAGGTCATGCGCGTGCGCGTACTCCCGGTCGGCGTACCCGCCCAGGTGCGCGGGAAAGATCTTCACGGCGCAGGGCTGGCCGTCGCGCGCTACAGCGAAGTACACCAGGCTGTGCGAACCGCGCCCGACCGGGCGGACCAGTCGGACACCGTTTCCTACAACCTGTCCTGCTAGAGGCATCACCTCAAACTACCCCACGGCCACGCCGGGCGGGTAGCCTCCGCGGCGGGGGCGCCCGGCGGCGGCTGTTCACACGGGCTGCCGTTGGGTGGGGGCGGCCGCGCGCAGAGTGGTGTGCGCGGCCGTGTGGCGGAGCCTGCCTGAGCACAGGCTCCGCCGGGCAGGCAGGCGTGCGCGGGCCTGGGCAGTCTGATGGGGGCGTTCATGGCGGCCGGGTCCAGCGCGGCGGCGCCTGCTGAGTCTGCACCCCGGACCCGGTTTGCTTCGCGTGTCGGCGCTCTGGGCGCGGCTCATCCGGCACTGGCCCTCTTATCTCTGGGGGCTGCGGCTGCCAGCGGCCCTGACGGCCCCGTGGGCCGCCCCGTGGCGCGGTGCGCCACCCGGGCGAACTCGAGAGTGCTGGAGTGGACACAGCACCCTCCTCCCGGGCGCGCGGCGGGTGCTGTGGCGCCGGGGCGGCCGTTCAGACGGGCGTGACAGCTGCTCCTGCCAATCCGCCGCGCGTGCAGATCCTGCCCGGATAGGGGCGGCGCACGCCCGAACGCCGCGCATCCGGTATCCTGCGCGGTGCATGACCACTCCTGATCAGCCCGCCCCGTCCGCCCTTCAGAAGTTGTGGAAGGAGATTCTGGAACCCATCGTGTTCGCCGTGGTGATCACGCAGTTCGTGGCGACCCTGGTGGGGGTGGACGGCGTAAGCATGATGCCCAACCTCCGCAACGGCGAGCGCGTGTTCGTGCCGAAGTACGAGACGTGGCTGCACAAGGCCGGCGTGGGGGAATTCAAGCGTGGGGACATCCTGATTTTCAAGCCGCCGCGCGAGGCCAGCGCGAAGATTGAGAATCTGAACAAGAGTGCGTTCGGACTGTGGGCGTACCGGCCGTTCCTGATCAAGCGACTGATCGGCCTGCCGGGCGACACCATCCGCATTCAGGGCGGTGAGGTCACCCTGAACGGCAAGAAGCTGGATTCCAGCTGGACCACG from Deinococcus taeanensis carries:
- the lepB gene encoding signal peptidase I; this encodes MTTPDQPAPSALQKLWKEILEPIVFAVVITQFVATLVGVDGVSMMPNLRNGERVFVPKYETWLHKAGVGEFKRGDILIFKPPREASAKIENLNKSAFGLWAYRPFLIKRLIGLPGDTIRIQGGEVTLNGKKLDSSWTTAFWSEQGCWDTQSEVANNATSSRIAGSLVGVVPDRQEFTVPAGQYFVMGDNRTAGGSEDSRIMGGIARRDVAGRAAAVVWPIMRKTNAKYDCVGGNPPEFSGASQLNWRMLTRPAGFSTLKQ
- a CDS encoding endonuclease III domain-containing protein — translated: MPRPPEEFTVPDTLSEVTRRLVQDHLSGGPAVPRARPAELLGALIRTILGQQNTRAAADRQYRALQDAYPRWEAAVLDGPDGIEATLRAAGGGLHRSKAISLHGLLSALEAHPPDHLLSLAFLTGLGDDPARRALEALPGVGRHTASLLLLFDLHRPAMPVEGNLDRLARRLGWVPDSWTAARVERWYDAVVPRTVPERLALHVAGVRHGREVCLSRHPRCPACVLADLCPSAALLGPG
- a CDS encoding serine/threonine-protein kinase, which codes for MPLAGQVVGNGVRLVRPVGRGSHSLVYFAVARDGQPCAVKIFPAHLGGYADREYAHAHDLLHPRLVRVIDRATVEEQPALISTLARGEVMFRRYTQRPAVQHERRAFLLTMAHLLDALGYLHGRGVVHRDIKPENIMVEEDGSAKLVDFDLSGPAFETFDAPMRMGTAAFQSPEAARGEPLGPESDLYGVGVLLGWGIHGFLADTDEPHPHTLDPLQPLYLSLIRADREARPNDAALVRQELLRLAGLPY